The following proteins are encoded in a genomic region of Xanthomonas cassavae CFBP 4642:
- a CDS encoding type II toxin-antitoxin system RelE/ParE family toxin, whose translation MKVYWTPGAQARLLEVQAYLKEHAPLVASTVPITLARRALELGHSPAMGRLLERYAPAEVRELLERPYRLIYRVTATQVDILTVLHYRQLMPSDLTDLQR comes from the coding sequence GTGAAGGTCTACTGGACGCCAGGCGCCCAAGCTAGGTTGCTGGAAGTCCAGGCTTACCTTAAGGAGCATGCGCCACTGGTAGCGAGTACGGTTCCAATCACTCTGGCGCGGCGTGCTTTGGAGCTGGGTCATTCGCCCGCGATGGGTAGGCTGCTGGAGCGCTACGCGCCGGCCGAGGTGCGGGAGTTATTAGAACGCCCTTACCGCCTGATTTACCGAGTAACGGCGACTCAGGTGGACATTTTGACGGTGCTGCACTATCGCCAGCTGATGCCATCGGATCTGACCGACCTGCAACGTTGA
- a CDS encoding sensor histidine kinase translates to MPESAGGSRPARRRGRYRRRLRSRIILSFVLLGFCLTTLFAFATNWARSRVENQLVEDVMNRNIDAFAQRFYSDPLRNPDLPVQQMRGRVVKRDKFEALRLEQPEWYQFPDGIHTISGVDESGNAYSYKLAVRKTPSEWFFLAYDMTQTLKGEIQLKRTLMLSVLVFSGFSLLIGWWSASKVMRPVSDLAARLRAYRGGTSEPKPLAAHFPDDEVGQLAEALDDYSARLTEVVQRDREFNADVSHELRTPLAVIRGATELLLTKPNLDEKVLQRLQRIQRAEQQCSDLIGSLLLLSRNERGQGSSNVAKVAEQLIDAHRAQLGGKPLELLLEGERDLVIDAPESALSVALGNLIGNAVKYTQDGQVRVRVLGDAVEVIDSGPGLSEEDAAKLFQRGYRGTHAGHSQGGGIGLSIVSRLCDLYGWRVSVRPGQERGVIATLAFHR, encoded by the coding sequence ATGCCTGAGAGTGCTGGCGGATCGCGGCCCGCCCGCAGGCGTGGCCGCTACCGGCGACGCCTGCGTAGCCGCATCATCCTCTCGTTCGTGTTGTTGGGCTTCTGCCTGACGACATTGTTCGCCTTCGCCACCAACTGGGCGCGCTCGCGCGTGGAAAACCAGTTGGTCGAAGATGTGATGAATCGCAACATCGATGCGTTCGCGCAACGGTTCTATTCCGATCCGCTGCGCAATCCCGATCTGCCGGTGCAGCAGATGCGTGGGCGCGTGGTCAAGCGCGACAAGTTCGAGGCGCTGCGCCTCGAGCAACCGGAGTGGTACCAGTTCCCGGACGGTATCCACACCATCTCCGGCGTGGACGAAAGCGGCAATGCGTATTCGTACAAGCTGGCGGTGCGCAAAACGCCCAGCGAGTGGTTCTTCCTCGCCTACGACATGACCCAGACGCTCAAGGGCGAGATCCAGCTCAAGCGCACCTTGATGTTGTCGGTGTTGGTATTCAGCGGTTTTTCGCTGCTGATCGGCTGGTGGTCCGCCTCCAAGGTGATGCGCCCGGTCTCGGATCTGGCCGCACGCCTGCGTGCCTACCGTGGCGGCACCAGCGAGCCCAAGCCCTTGGCCGCGCATTTCCCGGATGACGAGGTTGGCCAGCTCGCCGAAGCGCTGGACGATTACTCCGCGCGCCTCACTGAAGTCGTGCAGCGCGACCGCGAATTCAATGCCGACGTCAGCCACGAACTGCGCACCCCGCTCGCGGTGATCCGCGGCGCTACCGAGCTGCTGCTGACCAAGCCCAATCTCGACGAAAAGGTGCTGCAACGCCTGCAGCGCATCCAGCGCGCCGAACAGCAGTGCAGCGATTTGATCGGCTCGCTGCTGTTGCTCTCGCGCAACGAACGCGGGCAGGGCAGCAGCAACGTGGCCAAGGTGGCCGAACAACTGATCGACGCGCATCGCGCCCAGCTCGGTGGCAAGCCGTTGGAGCTGCTGCTGGAGGGCGAGCGCGACCTGGTCATCGACGCGCCCGAATCCGCTTTGTCGGTGGCGCTGGGCAACCTGATCGGCAACGCGGTCAAGTACACCCAAGACGGCCAGGTGCGCGTTCGCGTGCTGGGCGACGCGGTAGAAGTCATCGACTCCGGCCCCGGCCTGAGCGAAGAAGACGCCGCCAAACTGTTCCAACGCGGCTACCGCGGCACCCATGCCGGCCATTCGCAAGGCGGCGGCATCGGCCTGTCCATCGTGAGCCGGCTGTGCGACCTGTATGGCTGGCGCGTGAGCGTGCGGCCAGGCCAGGAGCGTGGTGTCATCGCAACACTAGCCTTTCATCGCTGA
- a CDS encoding response regulator transcription factor produces MRILVIEDNSDIAANLGDYLEDRGHTVDFAADGVTGLHLAVVHEFDAIVLDLNLPGMDGIEVCRKLRNEARKQTPVLMLTARDSLDNKLAGFDSGADDYLIKPFALQEVEVRLNALSRRGKGVHTRVLETGDLEYNLDTLEVRRRGKLLQLNPTALKILQALMEASPAVVTRQELETRVWGEELPDSDSLRVHIHGLRAVVDKPFDVPMIQTRHGIGYRIASPDA; encoded by the coding sequence GTGCGAATTCTAGTAATTGAAGACAACAGCGACATCGCCGCCAATCTCGGCGACTACCTCGAAGACCGCGGCCATACCGTGGATTTCGCCGCCGATGGCGTAACCGGCCTGCACCTGGCGGTGGTGCACGAGTTTGACGCCATCGTGCTCGACCTCAACCTGCCCGGGATGGACGGCATCGAAGTCTGCCGCAAGTTGCGCAACGAAGCGCGCAAGCAGACCCCGGTGCTGATGCTGACCGCGCGCGACTCGCTGGACAACAAGCTGGCCGGCTTCGACTCCGGCGCCGACGACTACCTGATCAAGCCATTCGCCTTGCAGGAAGTGGAAGTACGCCTCAACGCACTGTCGCGTCGCGGCAAGGGCGTGCACACCCGCGTGCTGGAAACCGGTGACCTGGAATACAACCTGGACACGCTGGAAGTGCGCCGCCGCGGCAAGTTGCTGCAGCTCAACCCCACCGCGCTGAAGATCCTGCAGGCGCTGATGGAGGCCTCGCCCGCCGTGGTCACGCGCCAGGAGCTGGAAACCCGCGTCTGGGGCGAAGAGCTGCCGGATTCTGACTCGCTGCGCGTGCATATCCACGGCCTGCGCGCGGTGGTCGACAAGCCCTTCGATGTGCCGATGATCCAGACCCGTCACGGTATCGGCTACCGCATCGCCTCGCCCGATGCCTGA
- the rimK gene encoding 30S ribosomal protein S6--L-glutamate ligase yields the protein MSRPRRVPAAMKIAILSRSSKLYSTRRLIEAGRKRGHTVRILDPLRCYMRIAADGFSLHYKGKPITGFDAVIPRIGASVTRYATAVLRQLEFMGTYTPNPSDAILRSRDKLRAHQLLAAQGIDMPVTVFGDNPDDTQDLLSMLGPPPHVVKLNEGAQGAGVILTEKASASRGVVEALRGLYANFIVQEFIGEAEGADLRCFVVGDHVVAAMRRQAAEGDFRSNLHLGGSAAVAEATRQEQEVAVRSARALGLAVAGVDLIRSKRGPLVLEVNSTPGLEGVEGVCGVDVATHIIQHLERATRRSDG from the coding sequence ATGTCCAGGCCGCGCCGTGTACCTGCCGCGATGAAAATCGCCATCCTTTCCCGCAGCAGCAAGCTGTATTCGACGCGCAGACTGATCGAGGCCGGGCGCAAGCGCGGACACACGGTACGTATTCTCGACCCGCTGCGCTGCTACATGCGCATCGCCGCCGACGGTTTCAGCCTGCACTACAAGGGAAAGCCGATCACCGGTTTCGATGCGGTGATTCCACGCATCGGCGCATCGGTGACCCGCTATGCCACCGCAGTGCTGCGCCAACTCGAATTCATGGGCACCTACACGCCCAACCCCTCCGACGCCATCCTGCGCTCGCGCGACAAGTTACGTGCGCACCAGTTGCTGGCCGCGCAGGGCATCGACATGCCGGTCACCGTGTTCGGCGACAACCCCGACGACACCCAGGACCTGCTCTCCATGCTCGGCCCGCCGCCGCATGTGGTGAAGTTGAACGAAGGGGCGCAGGGGGCCGGAGTGATCCTGACCGAGAAGGCCAGCGCCTCGCGCGGTGTGGTCGAAGCGCTGCGCGGGCTGTACGCCAACTTCATCGTGCAGGAGTTCATCGGCGAAGCCGAAGGCGCCGACCTGCGATGCTTCGTGGTCGGTGACCACGTCGTGGCGGCCATGCGCCGGCAGGCCGCCGAGGGCGATTTCCGCTCCAATCTGCATCTGGGGGGCAGCGCCGCGGTGGCCGAGGCGACCAGGCAGGAACAGGAGGTCGCGGTGCGCTCGGCACGTGCGCTTGGTCTGGCGGTGGCCGGCGTCGACCTCATCCGCTCCAAGCGCGGGCCGCTGGTGCTGGAGGTGAATTCCACCCCGGGCCTGGAAGGCGTTGAGGGGGTCTGTGGCGTCGATGTGGCCACCCACATCATCCAGCATCTGGAGCGGGCGACCCGCCGATCGGATGGCTGA
- the glgX gene encoding glycogen debranching protein GlgX, producing the protein MRRPTSAAYANPSRIRQGRPFPRGAVFDGKGTNFALFSAHATRVELCLFDEQGNETRVDLPEYTNEIWHGYLPDAKPGQRYGYRVHGPYAPTEGHRFNHNKLLLDPYARELEGDLIWADELYGYTVGHPDGDLSFDERDSAPFMPKCVVVEDTYDWGDDVRLLKPWNETVVYETHVRGYTMRNPQVPEAVRGTFAGLAQPQVLQYIKELGITAVELLPVHAYLDDQHLLDKGLRNYWGYNTIGFFALKSRYLSSGHRDEFRDMVKAMHTQGLEVILDVVYNHTAEGSELGPTLSFKGIDNASYYRLAEDRRYYINDTGTGNTLNLSNSRVIQFVNDSLRYWAGEMHVDGFRFDLATILGREPSGFDQRGGFLDACNQDPLLSEVKLIAEPWDCGPGGYQVGHFPPGWSEWNDKFRDNAREFWKGEDGKLAEFATRFTGSADLFDRRGRRPWASVNFITAHDGFTLRDLVSYNEKHNIDNGEDNRDGSSNDGSCNYGEEGDTGNADILQIRERQMKNLLATLLLSQGTPMLLSGDERAQTQGGNNNTYCQDNEITWLDWENDPTDGRLTDFVKALTALRKRYPILSRGRFLNGQYNEEAGVRDLTWLNPGGSEMEDAHWTDAGARSVGLLLEGKAQTSGVKELANDDTLLIVINAYHEGVSFTLPSTDEPVHWKLVLSTDEALEVDMMPAGASEFLAPPRSVSVFECKSDQ; encoded by the coding sequence ATGCGACGTCCAACAAGCGCGGCCTACGCCAACCCCTCCCGCATCCGTCAGGGGCGCCCATTCCCCCGCGGCGCCGTCTTCGATGGCAAGGGCACCAATTTCGCCCTGTTTTCCGCGCATGCCACACGTGTGGAGTTGTGCCTGTTCGACGAACAGGGCAACGAAACCCGTGTCGATCTTCCCGAGTACACCAATGAGATCTGGCACGGCTATCTGCCCGACGCCAAGCCAGGGCAGCGGTATGGCTATCGCGTGCATGGCCCCTACGCGCCGACCGAAGGTCACCGCTTCAATCACAACAAGTTGTTGCTGGACCCCTACGCACGCGAATTGGAAGGCGATCTGATCTGGGCCGACGAACTGTACGGCTACACCGTCGGCCATCCGGACGGCGACCTGAGCTTCGATGAGCGCGACAGTGCGCCCTTCATGCCCAAGTGCGTGGTGGTCGAGGACACCTACGATTGGGGCGACGATGTGCGCCTGCTCAAGCCGTGGAACGAAACCGTCGTCTACGAAACCCATGTGCGTGGTTACACCATGCGCAACCCGCAGGTCCCCGAGGCAGTGCGCGGCACCTTTGCCGGCCTGGCGCAGCCGCAGGTGCTGCAATACATCAAGGAGCTGGGAATCACTGCGGTCGAGCTGCTGCCGGTGCATGCCTACCTGGACGACCAGCATCTGCTCGACAAGGGGCTGCGCAATTACTGGGGTTACAACACGATCGGCTTCTTTGCGCTGAAGTCGCGCTATCTCTCCAGCGGCCATCGCGACGAGTTCCGCGACATGGTCAAGGCCATGCACACGCAAGGGCTGGAAGTGATTTTGGACGTAGTCTACAACCACACCGCCGAAGGCAGCGAACTTGGTCCAACCCTCTCGTTCAAGGGCATCGACAACGCCAGCTACTACCGTTTGGCCGAAGACAGGCGCTATTATATCAACGACACCGGCACCGGCAATACGCTCAACCTGAGCAACTCGCGGGTGATCCAGTTCGTCAACGACTCGCTGCGCTACTGGGCCGGCGAAATGCACGTAGATGGTTTCCGCTTCGACCTGGCGACCATCCTCGGACGCGAGCCCAGCGGTTTCGACCAGCGCGGCGGCTTCCTGGACGCCTGTAACCAGGATCCGTTGCTGTCGGAAGTCAAACTGATTGCCGAGCCGTGGGATTGTGGCCCGGGCGGCTACCAGGTCGGCCATTTCCCACCGGGCTGGTCGGAGTGGAACGACAAGTTCCGCGACAACGCGCGCGAGTTCTGGAAGGGCGAGGACGGCAAACTGGCCGAATTCGCCACGCGCTTCACCGGCTCCGCGGATCTGTTCGACCGCCGCGGCCGTCGACCGTGGGCCTCGGTCAACTTCATCACCGCACATGATGGCTTCACCCTGCGCGATCTGGTGAGCTACAACGAGAAGCACAACATCGACAACGGCGAAGACAATCGCGATGGTTCGTCCAACGACGGGTCGTGCAATTACGGCGAAGAAGGCGATACCGGCAACGCCGACATCCTGCAGATCCGCGAGCGGCAGATGAAAAACCTGCTTGCCACGCTCCTGCTCTCGCAAGGCACGCCGATGCTGCTGAGCGGCGACGAACGCGCGCAGACCCAGGGGGGCAACAACAACACGTATTGCCAGGACAACGAGATCACCTGGCTCGATTGGGAAAACGATCCCACCGACGGCCGCCTGACTGACTTCGTCAAGGCACTGACTGCGCTGCGCAAGCGTTACCCGATCCTGTCGCGTGGCCGCTTTCTCAATGGGCAATACAACGAGGAAGCGGGCGTGCGCGACCTCACCTGGCTCAACCCGGGTGGCAGCGAGATGGAGGATGCACATTGGACCGATGCAGGCGCGCGCTCGGTGGGGCTGTTGCTGGAAGGCAAGGCGCAGACCTCGGGCGTCAAGGAGTTGGCAAACGACGACACCTTGCTGATCGTCATCAACGCCTACCACGAGGGTGTGAGCTTCACCCTGCCCTCTACCGACGAGCCAGTGCACTGGAAGCTGGTGTTATCCACCGACGAAGCCCTGGAAGTGGACATGATGCCGGCCGGCGCCAGTGAATTCCTGGCACCGCCGCGTAGCGTGTCGGTCTTCGAGTGCAAGAGCGATCAGTAG
- a CDS encoding H-NS family nucleoid-associated regulatory protein encodes MRQVPPASPSAAAKAQLLEELRKLEQEEAQLKYAQTLEAFDQIVEALTQFGTRFNAKQKSQIASLAMTGKTKGPLSSTGEVVAKYWLPHSGETWSGRGRTPRAFKAWEGTSSYKEWKSKHPDKRFPLYPG; translated from the coding sequence ATGCGCCAGGTTCCGCCAGCCTCACCCTCTGCCGCCGCCAAGGCCCAACTGCTGGAAGAGTTGCGCAAGCTTGAGCAGGAAGAAGCGCAGCTCAAATACGCCCAGACCCTGGAAGCGTTCGACCAGATCGTCGAGGCACTGACCCAGTTCGGCACCCGATTCAACGCAAAGCAGAAGTCCCAGATCGCCTCGCTTGCCATGACCGGCAAGACCAAGGGGCCGCTGTCGTCCACCGGCGAGGTGGTGGCCAAGTACTGGCTTCCCCATTCCGGCGAGACCTGGTCCGGGCGTGGCCGCACGCCGCGTGCATTCAAGGCCTGGGAAGGCACCAGTTCCTATAAGGAATGGAAGTCCAAGCATCCGGACAAGCGTTTTCCGCTTTATCCGGGGTGA
- a CDS encoding MobA/MobL family protein, whose amino-acid sequence MAIYHSRVKVFSRSRGDSAVAAAAYRAGLLLIDHLTGQRHDYRRRGGVVETTCLVPQDAPDWALIPGELWPKAEAAENRKNSVVAREFEVALPHELNDEQRSELAVAIGQALVARYGFALQASIHSPGSRDGLNHHVHLLATTRRLAPEGFTEKTRELDGGASGKIEIEWIRQTMASTINEHLAAAGIDARVDHRRLEVQAEEALARGDWAEAMVLSRQPTKHMGKTATALARKGVMTDRAAENARIVGENEEAFERLLAQAKQEGRATPNPTGHSHDQARRDRRRRVDATNDLQTAVPGLEIRGLRGMRLSDALGRPAEDAGMRPLRPISELVTEAARDLADILSTRPDLALTATQRVVEQWTARAAALVDSVDLRRWLNGMVEGLGRLKRSVLKFAQRTNALGRAQRLFHLAEQAWEQFSGDHPRPDGEWAAQEWEKRRGRRLAVLEKRTAELATARAAVSEQHWNDYENEIEIRAAEVEQWSAEVLASPELAIASQPVESVKAASAAPKPSPMPMPAPQPTRHRPRP is encoded by the coding sequence ATGGCCATCTACCACTCTCGCGTCAAAGTCTTTAGTCGTTCCCGTGGCGATTCCGCTGTTGCCGCAGCCGCCTACCGGGCCGGGCTGCTTCTCATCGACCACCTCACCGGTCAGCGTCACGATTACCGCCGTCGGGGCGGCGTCGTGGAGACCACCTGCCTGGTTCCCCAGGACGCGCCCGACTGGGCGTTGATCCCTGGGGAGCTCTGGCCGAAAGCCGAGGCGGCGGAGAACCGAAAGAACTCGGTGGTGGCCCGCGAGTTCGAAGTCGCCTTGCCGCACGAACTCAATGACGAGCAACGGTCCGAGCTCGCGGTGGCCATCGGGCAAGCCTTAGTCGCCCGCTACGGTTTTGCTTTGCAGGCCAGCATCCACTCGCCGGGCTCCCGCGATGGGCTCAACCATCACGTGCACCTGCTGGCCACTACGCGCAGGCTGGCCCCCGAAGGCTTTACCGAGAAAACGAGGGAGTTGGACGGCGGAGCGTCGGGGAAGATTGAGATCGAGTGGATCCGCCAGACCATGGCTTCCACGATCAACGAGCATTTGGCCGCTGCGGGAATTGATGCGCGGGTCGACCACCGTCGCTTGGAAGTCCAGGCCGAAGAAGCCCTGGCTCGCGGCGACTGGGCCGAGGCGATGGTCTTGTCCCGGCAGCCCACGAAACACATGGGCAAGACAGCCACGGCATTGGCGCGCAAAGGCGTCATGACCGACCGTGCTGCAGAGAACGCGCGCATCGTTGGAGAAAACGAGGAGGCCTTCGAGCGGTTGCTCGCTCAAGCCAAGCAAGAGGGTAGGGCAACTCCGAACCCTACCGGCCATAGCCACGACCAGGCGCGGCGCGACCGTCGACGCCGGGTTGATGCCACGAACGACCTTCAGACCGCTGTGCCCGGGTTGGAAATCCGTGGACTCCGCGGTATGCGCCTCTCGGACGCCCTGGGTCGGCCTGCGGAAGATGCAGGGATGCGACCCCTGCGCCCCATCAGTGAGCTGGTCACCGAGGCGGCTCGAGATCTAGCGGACATCCTCTCGACCCGGCCAGACCTGGCGTTGACCGCTACGCAGCGCGTGGTGGAGCAGTGGACCGCGCGTGCAGCTGCCCTTGTCGACAGTGTCGATTTGCGCAGGTGGCTCAACGGCATGGTGGAAGGCCTGGGCCGTCTGAAGCGGAGCGTGCTGAAGTTTGCCCAGCGGACCAACGCCTTGGGGCGTGCCCAGCGTCTCTTCCACTTGGCTGAGCAGGCGTGGGAACAGTTCAGCGGCGACCATCCCCGTCCCGATGGCGAGTGGGCCGCTCAAGAATGGGAAAAGCGGCGAGGGCGGCGGTTGGCCGTTCTGGAAAAGCGCACGGCTGAACTGGCGACAGCCCGGGCTGCGGTCTCTGAGCAGCATTGGAACGACTACGAGAACGAGATTGAGATCCGCGCAGCTGAGGTAGAGCAGTGGAGCGCTGAGGTTCTTGCGAGTCCTGAGCTCGCCATCGCGAGCCAGCCTGTTGAGTCGGTCAAGGCCGCTTCTGCTGCACCCAAGCCCTCCCCGATGCCGATGCCAGCACCGCAACCAACACGCCATCGACCACGCCCCTGA
- a CDS encoding IS1595 family transposase produces MSINAVQFQAGLSMPEFFASYGTEAKCYRALYKWRWPQGFRCPVCAGRVRSRFKRGAAIYYQCSACRHQTSLIAGTMFEGTKLPLRTWMLALHLLTSTKTNMAALELMRHLGVNYKTAWRMKHKIMQVMAERESMRKLAGFVQIDDAYLGGERNGGKAGRGSENKQAFLIAVQTDATFTAPRFVVIEPVRSFDNTSLQDWIARRLAPECEVYTDGLACFRRLEDAGHAHTTLDTGGGRAATETAGARWLNVVLGNLKRAISGVYHAIAQGKYARRYLGEAAYRFNRRFRLREMLPRLATAMMQSTPCPEPVLRAASNFHG; encoded by the coding sequence ATGAGTATCAATGCCGTGCAGTTCCAAGCGGGATTGTCGATGCCTGAGTTCTTCGCGTCCTACGGCACCGAAGCCAAGTGCTATCGCGCGCTTTACAAGTGGCGCTGGCCGCAAGGCTTTCGTTGCCCTGTTTGTGCCGGACGCGTGCGCTCGCGTTTCAAGCGGGGTGCTGCGATCTACTACCAATGCAGCGCGTGCCGGCATCAGACCAGCCTGATTGCAGGCACGATGTTCGAAGGCACCAAGCTGCCGCTGCGCACCTGGATGCTGGCGTTGCACCTGCTGACCTCGACCAAAACCAACATGGCCGCGCTGGAGTTGATGCGGCATCTGGGCGTCAACTACAAGACGGCCTGGCGGATGAAACACAAGATCATGCAGGTTATGGCCGAGCGCGAATCCATGCGGAAACTGGCGGGTTTCGTGCAGATCGACGATGCCTATCTCGGCGGCGAGCGTAACGGTGGCAAGGCCGGACGCGGATCGGAGAACAAACAAGCGTTCCTGATTGCGGTGCAGACCGATGCCACCTTCACCGCGCCGCGCTTTGTGGTGATCGAGCCGGTGCGCAGCTTCGACAACACCTCGCTGCAGGACTGGATTGCCCGTCGCTTGGCGCCCGAATGCGAGGTCTACACCGATGGGCTGGCCTGCTTCCGCCGGCTAGAAGACGCCGGCCACGCGCACACCACGCTGGACACTGGCGGTGGTCGTGCCGCGACCGAAACGGCCGGTGCACGTTGGCTCAACGTGGTGCTGGGCAATCTCAAACGCGCCATCAGTGGCGTGTATCACGCCATCGCGCAAGGCAAATACGCAAGGCGTTACCTGGGAGAAGCGGCCTATCGTTTTAATCGTCGATTCCGCTTGCGCGAGATGCTGCCACGACTTGCCACGGCCATGATGCAATCCACACCATGCCCAGAGCCGGTTTTACGTGCAGCGAGCAATTTTCATGGCTGA
- a CDS encoding conjugal transfer protein TraD, whose translation MTTTHHYHNQIQRATERLAQRQARELLAHQRQAAKAKETQRREETKRRTRVAELVFLAGAESLEDAELVGALLAHVGNRTDAAIRNQASSLGALRMAITNTEEGHSTH comes from the coding sequence ATGACCACCACCCATCACTATCACAACCAAATTCAGCGTGCGACGGAACGACTGGCTCAGCGTCAAGCGCGCGAGCTTTTAGCGCACCAGCGCCAAGCGGCGAAGGCCAAGGAAACGCAGCGCCGCGAAGAGACCAAGCGGCGCACGCGAGTAGCAGAACTCGTTTTCCTTGCAGGAGCAGAATCGCTGGAGGATGCCGAATTGGTGGGCGCGCTTTTGGCGCACGTGGGAAATCGGACCGACGCGGCAATCCGTAACCAAGCGAGCTCACTCGGCGCGTTGCGAATGGCAATCACGAACACTGAAGAAGGCCACAGCACGCATTGA
- a CDS encoding HNH endonuclease, giving the protein MWLASPDELGLRPRSARPYQCTAEHLIAQQDGGLDVPENVVAAHTRCNQGRHKRQGPAPSPDVFKQLVQKRLAMGRWWPAPPTGTHIGC; this is encoded by the coding sequence ATGTGGCTCGCCTCGCCAGACGAACTGGGCTTGCGCCCCCGCTCGGCGCGTCCCTACCAGTGCACGGCCGAACACCTGATTGCTCAACAAGACGGCGGCTTGGATGTGCCCGAAAACGTGGTGGCCGCGCACACACGCTGCAATCAAGGACGCCACAAGCGGCAAGGGCCTGCTCCATCTCCTGACGTGTTCAAGCAGCTGGTTCAAAAGCGACTTGCAATGGGAAGATGGTGGCCCGCGCCTCCAACTGGAACTCACATCGGATGTTGA
- a CDS encoding HNH endonuclease yields the protein MSDAFRRYGVEIKDPQFNSSALSENPRQVILSLWSHNFSPDMSRYAMETAHWKGSGKHTFRAHLEQAWAESLPIRVVVATSDNPAKVRAGNAARASNDFEPDFSLVGQVVSLAANSFELAFERAGEIPEREMVLRDRAIVKYWHVAEAVQALAKPSSTAEIREWLKGRYPGEDHSDLGANLSFLTVNDTNRRHYDKTRKDWRSNSNRPRDLLFRRGKSQRVTYEPFRPSIHGHWTLQPNEGGIWEAVQLPATPQSKAEAEGQDAAFAHLPPLDSDHDARVWTMRAVAQRRGQSFFRNQLLDAYGGRCAITGCSAKEVLEAAHILPYRGDHTDRVDNGLLLRADLHTLFDCLLLWITPENKVALAPSLLTTDYLALRGQTVRQPESRKNRPNPDHLSEHARRCQELDGAPGP from the coding sequence ATGAGCGATGCCTTTCGCCGATATGGCGTTGAGATCAAGGACCCGCAGTTCAACTCGTCCGCCCTGTCTGAGAATCCGCGCCAAGTCATTTTGAGCCTGTGGTCACACAACTTCTCTCCCGACATGTCCCGCTACGCGATGGAGACCGCCCATTGGAAGGGCAGTGGCAAGCACACTTTTCGCGCTCATCTCGAACAAGCCTGGGCGGAAAGCTTGCCAATCCGAGTCGTGGTGGCCACCTCCGACAACCCGGCAAAAGTTAGGGCTGGCAATGCCGCACGCGCCTCCAACGACTTCGAGCCGGACTTCAGCCTGGTCGGGCAGGTCGTATCGCTAGCGGCCAATTCTTTTGAACTTGCGTTTGAGCGCGCTGGCGAGATCCCTGAAAGAGAGATGGTCCTGCGCGACCGGGCTATCGTGAAATACTGGCACGTGGCCGAAGCCGTGCAAGCACTGGCCAAGCCCTCCTCCACCGCAGAGATTCGAGAGTGGCTCAAAGGACGCTACCCAGGCGAGGACCACTCAGACTTGGGAGCCAACCTTTCATTTTTGACGGTCAACGACACTAATCGGCGGCATTACGACAAGACGCGGAAGGATTGGCGCTCAAACTCCAATCGTCCCCGTGATCTCCTTTTCCGGCGAGGCAAATCGCAACGCGTGACGTATGAGCCCTTTCGACCAAGCATCCATGGCCACTGGACCCTACAGCCGAACGAAGGCGGCATTTGGGAAGCTGTGCAGTTACCCGCCACCCCACAATCGAAAGCCGAGGCCGAAGGGCAGGACGCGGCATTTGCGCATCTGCCTCCATTGGATTCAGACCATGACGCACGTGTCTGGACCATGCGTGCAGTAGCTCAGCGCCGCGGTCAATCTTTTTTCCGGAACCAATTGCTGGACGCGTATGGCGGCCGTTGTGCCATCACAGGCTGTTCGGCGAAGGAGGTCTTGGAGGCGGCGCATATATTGCCTTACCGAGGAGACCACACCGACCGGGTGGACAACGGCTTGTTGCTCCGCGCCGACCTCCATACCCTTTTCGACTGCCTGCTGCTCTGGATCACCCCAGAGAACAAGGTCGCGTTGGCTCCGTCGTTGCTTACCACTGACTACCTTGCTCTCAGAGGCCAGACCGTGCGTCAGCCGGAGTCGAGGAAGAACCGCCCCAATCCCGACCATCTGAGCGAACACGCCCGGCGTTGTCAGGAGCTCGACGGTGCACCAGGCCCATAG